A segment of the Synechococcus sp. CBW1002 genome:
CGGGTCGGTGGAGAGCTTGAACGACTTCTGCCGGTGGGGCTGGACCGAGAAAGTCTGCAGCCAGCGGTGAACGGTGGTTTTGGAGATGCCGGTGGCAGCCGCGAGGGAGCGCGCAGACCACTGGGTGCTGCCATCGGTGGGCTTGGTCTGCAGTGCCCGGTTGATCACCTCCGCCACCGTGTCGTCCTCGTAGGTGCGAGGCCTACCCGGCCGCAGCTCGTCATGCAGGCCCTCCAGGCCCAGCTCCCGGTACCGCTTGCGCCACTTGCCAACGGTCATCCCCGTCAGCCCCATCCGTTTGGCGATGGCGGTGTTGGTCTCGCCGGCACCGCAGGCCAGCACGATCTGAGCGCGCTGCACGATCGAATGCGGCAACGACCGGGAATTTGCAAGGGCCCGCAACTGCTGAACCTCGTCCTCGCTGAGGACCAGCGGAGGCATCGGACGACCAAGCGCCACAAGGCACCTCGGGTGACACTCTCGATTCTAGCTGTTATTTCCGGGACGGCATACTAGAGGCTCCTACCGGCTACAACCTGGACAGTGTGGTCTCAGGCGTGGAATGCCCCAGAACCCAGTCCCAGAAAGCAAAAGCCCCTGATTTCAAGCAAACATGCGAATGGCTCGGGGGAGACTTGAACTCCCGACCTTGGGGTTATGAATCCCACGCTCTAACCAGCTGAGCTACCGAGCCTTGCCTTGGGAAGTGTAAAGGATGACCGTTCCCCCAGGATCCAGCCGGACAGATGCTGCTCAGGCGCGGGGTGGCAGGAACTGCAGGGGATTTGCGGCGCCCCTGGATGGGGGATGGATTTCAAAATGGAGGTGAGGGCCGGTGCTGCGTCCGGTGCTGCCCATCTGGGAGATCTGGGTCCCCTGGTTCACCTCTTCACCGACCCGCACCAGCAGGCGGCTGTTGTGGGCGTAGAGAGATCGGCTGCCATCGTCGTGGGTCAGTTCCACCAGGTAGCCGTAGCCGCCGTCGTGCCAGCCAGCAAAGGAAACCCTCCCGGAACGGGCTGCCACGATGGAGGTGCCGACGTTGTTGGCCACGTCGATACCCTTGTGCATCCGCCCCCAACGCCAGCCGAATCCGGAGGTGAAGGTGCCCTGTGCGGGCCAGATCCAGGTGGTGCGGGACGCGTCATTTCCGCCACCGAAGCGCCGCTCGGGGCCAAGATCTGGCTGATCGGGCCAGCTGAGGCCACCACTGCCGACGGGCTTGAGACCCAGAACCATGCGCGAGCGCCCCGGAGATGACTGGGCAAGGCGAACCTGACTACCGGCCACCAGGCGGGCCGTTTCCAGGCCAGGGTTCAGGCGCAGAAGCTCCTGCAAGGTAACCCCATAACGCTGGGCAATCTTGATCAGAGTGTCGCCTAAGCGAACCACCCCGGACTGCTCCAGCGGGGGCGGCTGCTGCAGAGGGGGTGTTCGACGCAATTCACTGGTGTCGAGCGCCAGCAGAAACTTTGCCTTTCGACTGCTCTGGGACGGCAACACAAGCCAGTCACCGGATTCGAATTCGTGGTCTTCGTTGACGTCGTTGAGCTTGGCCAACCGGGTCTCGTCAACGCTGAGTTCGTTGGAGAGATCTTCGATCGAAACCGGCTGACGCACCTTTACCCAGAGCTTGTCGAGGCTGGCGGCTGGGAGAGAGGCAACCAGAGCGTTTTCGACACGATCACCGCTCCAATCGGCGCGTGCCATGAGCCCAACAACGGGAATCGTGGCAACAGCGGGTAAAAGGATCAGCCAAGGCTTCATGGAGTTTCAGTTCATGCGGACAAGACCCGGTAGAGAAGCCACCATCTCCGGGCAGCGCAGACAGTAGCGCCCCGAACCCTTGCAAGCAAGCAAGCATCGACACCGAAAACAGGTGTCTCAGCGTAAGAATGCAGGCCAATCCTGGCTTCTGGCATCAGGAAAGTTGCCGCAGCGCCTCAAACAGCACCACCCCGACCGCTACGGATAGGTTGAGACTCCTGACGCCACCATTCCCATGGCGCTGACCGCAGGCCATGGGAATGGTGAGACAGTCGTCTGCGAGGGCCTGAACCGGGTTCGGTAATCCGTCCGTTTCCCGTCCGAACAGCAGCCAGTCGTCGTCTCTGTAAGCCAGATCGGTGTAGCCATGCTCGGCATGACTGCTCAGGGCCAGGAGTCGACCGCCACGACGCGCTCTCTCCTGCAGGAAAGCCTCCAGGTCGCCATGGCGATGCAGGCGCACCCAGGGCCAGTAGTCCAGGCCGGCGCGGCGCAGCTGCCGATCATCGATCTGAAAGCCGAGCGGTTCGATCAGATGCAGTTCAGTGCCGGTGGCGGCACAGGTGCGGGCCACATTGCCGGTGTTGGGAGGAATCTGAGGCTGGAACAGCACGACCTGTGGCATCGCTCAGGGCTCCAGCAGCTCTGGTACGGGCTGGCTCAGAGCCAGCAGATCAACAGCCCGCCCCTGCAGCACCAGCCAGGCTCCCGTGCACAGAGCCATCAACCGCTGCTGCAGGCGGCCCTGCCGATCGCGGAACAATCCGCCGATGGCTGTGGGGGGAACCACCCCCCAGCCCACCTCCTCACAGACGAGGACCACAGGAGCGGCGCAGTGGCCGATCGCCTCCAACAGGCCCGCACAGGCCGTTTCCCAGGTCTCCCCGTCCCAGTCGAGCCCGGCCGCCACCCAGGTGCCGAGCGAATCAACCAGCGCAAGTTGATCGGGGCCCAGCTCCTGCAGGGCCTCGGCCAGGTGGCGCCCCACCTCGCGGTTCTGCCAGCTTGAGGGGCGGCGGCGGCGATGCAGGGCAAGCCGCTGCTGCCAAGCGGGATCCTCCGGCAGGGAGGGCCCAGTGGCCAGATACACCACCTGGCGGCCCGAACGGGCGGCCAGGTGCTCGGCCCAGCGGCTCTTGCCGCCGCTGCTGGGGCCACTCACCAGGGTCAGACAACCGCGCAAGCCCAGCTCAGCCCCCACCATTCATGTTGCGCAGGGTCGCCACGGACGATGGAGACACACGGTTGAGATAACGGAAGATCCAGTATTTGAAAATCGTCGCCAGTACCACCGGGAAGGTGGCGATGAACAACATGATGAAATTCTCCCTGGCCGGCAATCCCAGGTGATTGGCCACCCCATCCAGCAGAACGGTCCAGCCCTCAGGGCTGTGGAAACCCACGAAGATGTCCGTGAACAGGATGATGGCGAAAGCCTTGGCACTGTCACTCAGGCCATAGACCAGCTCATCGAGAAAGCTGCGCAGCACCTGGATGTCCCTCTGGCCGAACACGCAGACGGCGATGAACCCGAACAGACCGCCAAGGTCGGCGAGAACGTTCTTGATGGCATGCGTGCTGTCCTGATCCGCCTCCTCCTTCAGATCCTGAGCCCGCTTGGCCAGCAAGGCATGGAGTTCCTCGCGCGAGGGGAGGGCCGTGCCCTGGAGCAACGCGTCGAACTCGATCTCCTCCCGGTAGACCCGCAGCTTCTCCACAGCCCTCTCCTCGAGCTGGGGCTTGGGATAGGTCAGAAAGGCATTATCCGGTGCAAATCGATCCACCAGTGGCGAGAACACATAGGCGCGGCTCACCTGCTGCATCAGCACCGGCACCAGGATCAGCAGCAACAGGATCCGCAGGGAGACCAGGGTGGAATCGCGCCGGCGCCGGAAGCCGGCCAGCACCGAGGCCTCGGCTTCCGGATCCAGCTGGCGCCTCACCTGGTCCACCACCCCGATGAGGCTGCGGGGCAGCACTTCCGGTGATCGGCTGATCTTGGGCAGGCGCTGTGGTCGTTTGGTGTAGTGCCCGACCACCGATTCAATCAGCTGCACCTGACGCAGATCCTGGCCGGCCAGTTCCTGGCGATGGGGCTCGATCATGTCCAGGGCGGTGCGGCACAGCTGCAGGGCGACGCGAAAGCGACGCAGCACCTGGGCCTCAACCGAGCGCGGAACGCTGAGTTCGATCTCAGGGCGCACGGGCCTGTCGTTGTAATACTCCAGCTCAATACTCTGGATCAGAAGCGCAGCTTCATAGCCGCGGGCCAGGTCACTGCTGAAATCCTTGGCCTGGGCACGGCCGAAGGCTCCGATCCAGTCGGTCAGGCCCATGGAGTGGCGGCGGCGATCGTGAACACCAATCTTCGGCTGTCAGGCTCAGCGTGAGAAGACCCACCAGGTCAGCATCGGCACAATTGTGCCCACCACCAGCAGCACGATCACCCAGGTGAAGGCATTGCTGTTGGCGGTCTCCTCACGGCTGGGCACATTGGAGGGCAGGCTCACCACTTCGGCCTCGGCAGCTTCTCCAGGATCCTCTCCACCCTGAAGCACCAGAGCCAGGCGATCCAGAGCCTCGACTGATGCCTGCCGATAACGGGCCCCATCCCGCAGCGGAGTCGCCATCGTGCTGCGGGCGGTGCTGGTGAGCAGATCGCGGGGCAACTGGCCATTCAGGGCAGGATCCACCACCACAGCGGCCGTGTTGGTCTGGCTGTCGATCAACAGAAGCAGCAGCGGATCAGGACTGGAAGCCTGCTTCCAGCGCTCGATCAGCTCCCGTCCCACTGCCGGCAGGGAAAGGCCGTAATCCAGCCGGTTCAAGGTGACCAGCCGCGCATCAATGTGAGCCCCTTCGAAGGCCGCAAGCTTGATCTCCAGCTCCGAGCTGGCTGCCCGGCTCAGAACGGAGGCGGTGTCGAGCACATGCTCGCCGGCTGGCAGATCAGGCAGATCCGCTGCCGAAACCGCCAGCGCCACCGGAGCTGGAACCAGCCACAGCACCAGGGCCGTCGTGACGGCCAGGAGCCAGCGGTGCCAGACGGGGAGGGTGTCCGGACGGTTAAGGGAACCAGCAGCAGCGGGCAGAACCACCTGGCGGGATGCGAAGTGCATGGATTCCAGTTTGCACTCAGCCGGCCAGGCTGTCGCGATTCAGCACGGCGATCACATCGAGGATCTGGGCAGCGCGTCCCTCGCCCAGCCTGAATTCGCTGGCCAGTTGCTCGAGCAACTCCTCCTCGGCGGCCTGCACCACGCGGTCGCAACGCACCAGCTGGGCAGCCATCGCCAGGCAGGTTTCCTGCTGCCCAGGATCCAGCGCCGGGATCGCTTCATGCAGCAGGGCTCGCCAGCCGGACTGGCGTAACTGATTGAGCAGCCCATCGAACAGATCCCCCATCGCCTTCTCGCTCAGATTGCGGTAGGGGCTTCGGAACTCCAACTGGCTGCGCAGCGCCCGGGCCTCATCGCGGCCCAGGGTGCCGTCACAGGCCACCGCCGCCAGGGCAACCGCGGCAAAGGCCTGACTCGGAGTCATGGGAAGAAGGCAGATCAGATTCCATTGCAGCAAGGACCGGTGAATCCGGCATCCTTGGCGATTGATCCACCTGCGCCCCTTTCCCCATGGACCTGCCCCTACCGGCCCGCTTCAGCCTGGGGATCGGGATCCTGGGGCTGGCACTGCTGGTGGCCAACCAGCTCACGGCCGGGCCTCCGTCTCCCGCGCTGGAGCGCGCCTCTGTTCTGGCCAGCCTGC
Coding sequences within it:
- a CDS encoding M23 family metallopeptidase: MARADWSGDRVENALVASLPAASLDKLWVKVRQPVSIEDLSNELSVDETRLAKLNDVNEDHEFESGDWLVLPSQSSRKAKFLLALDTSELRRTPPLQQPPPLEQSGVVRLGDTLIKIAQRYGVTLQELLRLNPGLETARLVAGSQVRLAQSSPGRSRMVLGLKPVGSGGLSWPDQPDLGPERRFGGGNDASRTTWIWPAQGTFTSGFGWRWGRMHKGIDVANNVGTSIVAARSGRVSFAGWHDGGYGYLVELTHDDGSRSLYAHNSRLLVRVGEEVNQGTQISQMGSTGRSTGPHLHFEIHPPSRGAANPLQFLPPRA
- a CDS encoding tRNA (cytidine(34)-2'-O)-methyltransferase — translated: MPQVVLFQPQIPPNTGNVARTCAATGTELHLIEPLGFQIDDRQLRRAGLDYWPWVRLHRHGDLEAFLQERARRGGRLLALSSHAEHGYTDLAYRDDDWLLFGRETDGLPNPVQALADDCLTIPMACGQRHGNGGVRSLNLSVAVGVVLFEALRQLS
- the cobU gene encoding bifunctional adenosylcobinamide kinase/adenosylcobinamide-phosphate guanylyltransferase; its protein translation is MRGCLTLVSGPSSGGKSRWAEHLAARSGRQVVYLATGPSLPEDPAWQQRLALHRRRRPSSWQNREVGRHLAEALQELGPDQLALVDSLGTWVAAGLDWDGETWETACAGLLEAIGHCAAPVVLVCEEVGWGVVPPTAIGGLFRDRQGRLQQRLMALCTGAWLVLQGRAVDLLALSQPVPELLEP
- the pxcA gene encoding proton extrusion protein PcxA; translation: MGLTDWIGAFGRAQAKDFSSDLARGYEAALLIQSIELEYYNDRPVRPEIELSVPRSVEAQVLRRFRVALQLCRTALDMIEPHRQELAGQDLRQVQLIESVVGHYTKRPQRLPKISRSPEVLPRSLIGVVDQVRRQLDPEAEASVLAGFRRRRDSTLVSLRILLLLILVPVLMQQVSRAYVFSPLVDRFAPDNAFLTYPKPQLEERAVEKLRVYREEIEFDALLQGTALPSREELHALLAKRAQDLKEEADQDSTHAIKNVLADLGGLFGFIAVCVFGQRDIQVLRSFLDELVYGLSDSAKAFAIILFTDIFVGFHSPEGWTVLLDGVANHLGLPARENFIMLFIATFPVVLATIFKYWIFRYLNRVSPSSVATLRNMNGGG
- the psb32 gene encoding photosystem II repair protein Psb32; protein product: MHFASRQVVLPAAAGSLNRPDTLPVWHRWLLAVTTALVLWLVPAPVALAVSAADLPDLPAGEHVLDTASVLSRAASSELEIKLAAFEGAHIDARLVTLNRLDYGLSLPAVGRELIERWKQASSPDPLLLLLIDSQTNTAAVVVDPALNGQLPRDLLTSTARSTMATPLRDGARYRQASVEALDRLALVLQGGEDPGEAAEAEVVSLPSNVPSREETANSNAFTWVIVLLVVGTIVPMLTWWVFSR
- a CDS encoding tellurite resistance TerB family protein, with the protein product MTPSQAFAAVALAAVACDGTLGRDEARALRSQLEFRSPYRNLSEKAMGDLFDGLLNQLRQSGWRALLHEAIPALDPGQQETCLAMAAQLVRCDRVVQAAEEELLEQLASEFRLGEGRAAQILDVIAVLNRDSLAG